A stretch of Triticum aestivum cultivar Chinese Spring chromosome 1D, IWGSC CS RefSeq v2.1, whole genome shotgun sequence DNA encodes these proteins:
- the LOC123178855 gene encoding calmodulin-like protein 3 — MWAMVMMDQNVLITLVSSLLMLILGPLIIDVILVSKKIWSFLHTLTKYLAHDDTLVVDSVVLDDSPASPAKVTGGGGLTSRDIEFVTARLGLTGWRYQGCEGISVVDELLDGKQASKGELEEAFCVFDRDEDGFICAGGLWNVMRRLGLKEGAMYEDCVRMIRPFDEDGDGKISFIEFRKMMENAV; from the coding sequence ATGTGGGCGATGGTGATGATGGATCAAAACGTCCTAATCACGCTGGTGTCTTCTCTCCTGATGTTGATCTTGGGGCCATTGATCATAGATGTCATCCTGGTAAGCAAAAAGATCTGGAGCTTCTTGCACACACTTACAAAATACCTAGCGCATGATGACACCCTCGTCGTCGACTCTGTGGTGCTTGATGATAGCCCCGCATCGCCGGCGAAAGTAACTGGCGGTGGAGGATTAACATCTCGTGACATAGAATTTGTCACGGCGAGGCTAGGTCTTACCGGCTGGAGGTACCAAGGGTGTGAAGGAATTAGTGTCGTAGATGAGTTGTTGGACGGTAAGCAAGCGAGCAAGGGTGAGCTGGAGGAGGCCTTCTGTGTTTTCGACCGTGATGAGGACGGGTTCATATGCGCCGGTGGGTTGTGGAACGTGATGAGGAGGCTTGGGTTGAAAGAAGGGGCCATGTATGAGGACTGTGTGAGGATGATCCGCCCCTTCGATGAGGATGGAGATGGTAAGATTAGCTTCATAGAGTTTAGAAAGATGATGGAGAATGCCGTTTAG